The Rhinopithecus roxellana isolate Shanxi Qingling chromosome 13, ASM756505v1, whole genome shotgun sequence genome contains a region encoding:
- the WFDC10A gene encoding WAP four-disulfide core domain protein 10A: MPSQTLLPVLVFCVLLLQAQGGYRDKKRMQKTQLSPEIKVCQQRPKLYLCKRFCESHRDCQANNICCSTYCGNVCMSIL; this comes from the exons ATGCCATCCCAGACTCTGCTGCCTGTCCTGGTTTTCTGTGTGTTGCTGCTTCAGGCCCAGGGAGGATACCGTGACAAGAAGAGGATGCAGA AAACACAGCTATCCCCAGAAATTAAAGTCTGCCAGCAACGGCCTAAACTATATCTATGCAAACGCTTCTGTGAATCTCACCGAGACTGTCAAGCAAATAACATATGCTGTTCTACCTACTGTGGGAATGTTTGCATGAGCATCTTGTGA
- the WFDC9 gene encoding protein WFDC9 has product MKPWILLLIMFISGVVMLLPVLGSLWTRDPLLDMIRETEQCWVQPPYKYCEKRCTKIRTCIRPNHTCCWTYCGNICLDNEEPLKSMLNP; this is encoded by the exons ATGAAGCCCTGGATTCTTCTACTCATCATGTTCATCTCTGGAGTTGTGATGCTTTTGCCTGTGTTGGGAAGCCTCTGGACCAGAGATCCCC TTCTAGACATGATAAGAGAAACTGAGCAGTGCTGGGTACAGCCTCCATATAAGTACTGTGAGAAAAGGTGTACTAAAATAAGGACCTGTATACGTCCAAATCATACATGCTGCTGGACCTACTGTGGAAACATCTGCTTAGACAATGA AGAGCCCCTTAAATCAATGCTAAACCCCTAG